From Candidatus Moraniibacteriota bacterium, one genomic window encodes:
- a CDS encoding lytic murein transglycosylase, whose product MGNLKEKKITPFLLVCLLSLLLMVLSGRVVVAEDPANQAEIKEDIENIESKIEKEQAEREKLEQELGQIQQSVNYTQGEVRKTESFVQGTREDISRAESEIELANEKMNFQRRVLASLVREMYYSRSNSPVVALLDKSNFSQFLGGLDHIALIQQKVFGLIEDIKSSKGKLEGEKVKFEELKKDHERLLALKQDQQQALLSEKYETQGDIQEKEATIAELNAKLYKLRSNLSGYLGKSYNAKDIEDAARFASKVSGVRKDFIMGMLVVESDLGRFTGGCYAKDSRMSGRRLELFKDICDELDYEWKKRKVSCPPSSYSGTGGAMGVAQFMSDTWIGYKSRIASVTGHNPPDPWNLTDGVVAMGLKLAKGGATKKSGECNAAKLYLSGTTSSKYNWYCQRVLYWANNYERLLD is encoded by the coding sequence ATGGGGAATCTGAAGGAAAAAAAGATTACACCCTTTCTTCTTGTTTGTTTGTTGTCGCTTCTCTTAATGGTGCTTTCTGGCAGGGTAGTCGTGGCCGAGGATCCAGCCAATCAAGCGGAAATAAAGGAGGATATTGAAAATATCGAGAGCAAAATTGAAAAGGAGCAAGCAGAAAGAGAAAAATTGGAGCAAGAACTCGGCCAGATTCAGCAATCCGTCAATTATACTCAAGGAGAAGTCAGAAAAACCGAATCATTTGTACAAGGGACTAGAGAAGACATTTCCCGCGCCGAAAGTGAAATAGAACTGGCTAATGAAAAAATGAATTTTCAAAGGAGAGTGCTGGCCAGCTTGGTTCGGGAAATGTACTATAGCCGGAGCAATTCGCCGGTAGTAGCGCTTTTAGACAAAAGTAATTTTTCTCAATTTCTTGGCGGCCTTGATCACATTGCCCTAATTCAGCAGAAAGTTTTTGGCCTGATTGAGGATATTAAGTCCTCCAAAGGGAAGCTTGAAGGGGAAAAAGTAAAGTTTGAAGAGCTCAAAAAAGATCACGAGCGTTTGCTGGCGCTTAAACAAGATCAGCAGCAAGCACTTCTTTCCGAAAAATATGAAACGCAGGGCGACATTCAGGAAAAAGAGGCGACCATTGCCGAACTTAACGCCAAGCTGTATAAATTGCGGAGCAATCTTTCTGGATATTTGGGAAAATCATATAATGCCAAAGACATTGAGGACGCCGCAAGGTTTGCTTCAAAAGTATCCGGTGTGAGAAAAGATTTCATTATGGGAATGCTGGTGGTAGAATCGGACCTAGGAAGATTCACCGGTGGATGTTATGCAAAAGACAGCCGGATGAGCGGAAGAAGACTGGAATTATTCAAAGACATTTGCGATGAACTGGATTATGAATGGAAAAAGAGAAAAGTTTCCTGCCCACCCAGCTCCTATTCTGGAACCGGCGGGGCGATGGGCGTGGCGCAATTTATGTCCGATACCTGGATAGGATATAAAAGCCGAATCGCTTCTGTCACCGGCCACAATCCGCCGGATCCTTGGAATCTTACTGACGGAGTGGTGGCAATGGGGCTTAAATTAGCAAAGGGCGGAGCGACCAAAAAATCAGGCGAGTGCAACGCGGCCAAATTGTATTTGTCAGGAACAACCTCGTCCAAATACAACTGGTACTGCCAGCGAGTCCTCTATTGGGCGAATAATTATGAGAGGTTATTGGATTAA
- the rodA gene encoding rod shape-determining protein RodA: protein MLNKLLKFDWILLISVLLLLGIGLLSLYSISATGQSNGGLNVFVRQCVFSALGAAVMLFFAFSDYHYLKSYSTAIYFAMLFLLAAVLFLGSTVRGTVGWIGLGPFHIQPVEIAKLSLIIFLASFISQKKMELGETGRLIASLILTAAMIFLVLRQPDLGSAMVLAGIWLGMILISGISKRTLVILILAGAILASSGWIYLGDYQKARVISLVSPESDPRGSGYNVIQSMVAVGSGGLIGKGIGHGSQSQLNFLPEKHTDFIFAVVSEELGLFGSWLVIFLFLVAFYRIKRIASRAPDNFGYLLASGILIMYFIQVLVNIGMNIGIIPVTGIPLPFLSYGGSFLLTAFAALGILLGISGRREYSEEKKE, encoded by the coding sequence ATGCTTAATAAGCTTTTAAAATTTGATTGGATATTACTTATTTCAGTGCTTCTCCTTCTCGGCATCGGCCTTCTTTCGCTCTATAGCATTTCTGCGACTGGCCAGTCAAATGGCGGATTAAATGTTTTTGTCCGGCAGTGCGTATTTTCCGCACTGGGAGCAGCAGTAATGCTTTTTTTTGCTTTTTCCGACTATCATTATCTCAAATCATACAGCACTGCCATTTACTTTGCCATGCTATTTCTTTTGGCGGCGGTTCTTTTTTTGGGAAGCACTGTCCGCGGCACCGTGGGATGGATCGGTCTTGGGCCTTTTCATATTCAACCGGTGGAAATAGCAAAGCTCTCCCTCATCATTTTTTTGGCCAGTTTTATTTCCCAAAAGAAAATGGAACTGGGAGAAACCGGCAGATTAATCGCGTCGCTGATTCTAACCGCGGCTATGATTTTTCTGGTTCTTCGTCAGCCAGACCTGGGATCGGCTATGGTGCTGGCGGGAATCTGGCTGGGGATGATTCTCATTTCGGGAATAAGCAAAAGGACTCTCGTCATCCTGATTTTAGCGGGTGCTATTCTTGCTTCTAGCGGCTGGATTTATCTTGGTGATTACCAAAAAGCTAGGGTCATAAGCCTGGTCAGTCCCGAATCCGACCCGCGGGGAAGCGGCTATAACGTAATTCAGTCAATGGTAGCCGTTGGATCAGGAGGGCTTATTGGAAAAGGCATCGGCCATGGCTCGCAGTCACAGCTGAATTTTCTTCCGGAAAAACACACCGACTTCATTTTCGCAGTGGTGTCTGAAGAGCTGGGGCTTTTTGGCTCCTGGCTGGTTATTTTTCTGTTTCTTGTTGCTTTTTACCGGATAAAAAGAATTGCTTCCCGTGCTCCGGATAACTTTGGTTATCTCCTGGCTAGCGGAATTCTAATTATGTATTTTATCCAGGTTCTGGTGAATATAGGAATGAACATAGGAATCATACCAGTAACCGGCATTCCGCTCCCTTTTTTAAGTTACGGAGGAAGTTTTTTACTCACGGCTTTTGCCGCCTTAGGAATACTGCTCGGCATAAGCGGCCGGAGAGAATATAGTGAAGAAAAAAAAGAATAA
- a CDS encoding TatD family hydrolase gives MLKQVQHDNAMLIDTHAHVNFKAFREDADEVLKRALDNDVLVINVGSQYSTSQRAVEIAERYESGVWAAVGIHPLHLEKSKIEYSGSEEWESEEIILNGENFDYDKYRTLTLNSKMVAIGEMGLDYHHFEESDNVEELKKKQKKVFLEGIRLANGTGKPMIIHCWDAYDDLYEILENNPVEKRGVIHSFVGGYKTARQFTELSYKIGLNGVITYSNSFNRLIKEVALENVLLETDCPYLAPVPKKGERNEPVYVKYTAQKIAEVKNLDVKEIAKITTQNARILFNL, from the coding sequence ATGCTGAAACAAGTTCAGCATGACAACGCCATGCTCATCGACACCCACGCTCACGTAAATTTCAAAGCATTCCGCGAAGACGCCGACGAAGTTTTAAAACGGGCACTCGATAATGATGTGCTCGTTATTAATGTTGGCTCACAATATTCAACAAGCCAGCGGGCAGTGGAAATTGCCGAAAGATATGAAAGCGGAGTTTGGGCGGCAGTGGGAATTCATCCGCTTCATCTTGAGAAAAGTAAAATTGAATATAGCGGCAGTGAAGAATGGGAAAGTGAAGAAATTATTCTCAATGGAGAAAATTTTGATTATGATAAATACAGGACCCTCACTTTAAATAGTAAGATGGTGGCAATTGGAGAAATGGGACTGGATTATCACCATTTTGAGGAAAGCGATAACGTAGAAGAATTGAAGAAGAAGCAAAAGAAAGTTTTTTTAGAGGGAATAAGATTAGCCAATGGAACTGGAAAGCCAATGATAATCCACTGCTGGGATGCCTACGACGATCTTTACGAAATTTTGGAAAATAATCCGGTGGAAAAAAGAGGAGTGATTCACAGTTTCGTCGGCGGCTACAAAACCGCCCGTCAATTCACAGAACTTAGCTATAAAATCGGCCTCAATGGAGTGATAACTTATTCAAACAGCTTTAATCGTCTGATTAAAGAAGTCGCCTTAGAAAATGTGCTGCTGGAAACCGATTGCCCTTATCTTGCTCCGGTTCCGAAAAAAGGAGAAAGAAACGAACCGGTTTATGTAAAGTACACGGCTCAAAAAATTGCGGAAGTGAAAAACTTGGATGTTAAAGAAATAGCTAAGATAACCACCCAAAATGCCCGAATACTTTTCAATTTATAA
- a CDS encoding 50S ribosomal protein L25, whose protein sequence is MTEKIILKSKIREVMGKKIKVHRKAGLIPAVLYGNKITSRPLWVNYSDFEKSYDQAGESTILELDIDGKNKANVLIHDVQIDPLSEKFSHIDFFQVRMDQKIETEIPLEFIGESEAVKALGGVLVKSIDAIPINCLPADLPAKIEVDTGALKTFDDVIKISDLNISDKVKILVDTETVVANVAPPRSEEELAKLEEKVEEDVAAIEGVAEKAPVEEVASKEEEAVAVEKKE, encoded by the coding sequence ATGACTGAAAAAATAATTTTAAAATCCAAGATTAGGGAAGTAATGGGAAAGAAAATAAAAGTCCATCGAAAAGCGGGCCTGATTCCGGCTGTTCTTTACGGAAATAAAATTACCTCCCGGCCGCTCTGGGTTAATTATTCGGATTTTGAGAAATCCTATGATCAAGCGGGTGAAAGCACTATCCTGGAGCTGGACATCGACGGAAAAAATAAAGCCAATGTCCTGATTCACGACGTTCAAATCGACCCTCTATCCGAAAAATTTTCCCATATTGATTTCTTCCAGGTCCGGATGGATCAAAAAATCGAAACCGAAATCCCGCTTGAATTTATCGGGGAATCAGAAGCGGTTAAAGCATTGGGGGGAGTTCTGGTAAAAAGTATTGATGCCATTCCCATAAACTGTCTTCCAGCTGATCTTCCAGCCAAAATAGAAGTTGATACCGGCGCTCTTAAAACCTTTGACGATGTAATAAAAATAAGTGATCTTAATATTTCTGACAAAGTAAAAATACTAGTTGATACAGAAACAGTAGTAGCCAATGTTGCTCCTCCGCGCAGTGAGGAAGAACTGGCAAAACTTGAAGAAAAAGTAGAGGAGGACGTAGCGGCCATTGAGGGAGTAGCGGAAAAAGCTCCAGTGGAGGAAGTAGCGAGCAAGGAAGAAGAAGCAGTAGCAGTAGAAAAGAAAGAGTAG
- the metG gene encoding methionine--tRNA ligase has product MNKFYITTTLPYVNAEPHIGFALEIIEADVLARFHRQIGDEVFFNTGTDEHGLKIFRKAEELKMDAQKYCDEQAESFKKLKGTLNLSFNNFIRTTDEHHVKAAQEFWERCNSNGDIYKKKYKIKYCVGCELEKTESELIGGCKCPLHPDQEMEIIEEENYFFRFSKYQKDLLALYEKNPEFVLPRKRLNEVKKFVEKGLEDFSISRVKSKMPWGVEVPGDSEQVMYVWFEALVNYISAIGWPDDMEKFRKWWPVVQLAGKDNLRQQVAMWQAMLMSAGISSSKQIFINGFIGVDGQKMSKSLGNVISPFEMIEKFGVDGTRYLLLSFGNFGEDMDVSWEKFTEKYNAELANGLGNLLSRVIKMSEKLQLNGKELFKEINNYTEKDIDLDEIKKWYQSIFFEFKLEQVLYGIWLGTSGGYYEKGKLVSHWTLKGIKQMNEYIEKTKPWEFKENSKQLKESVVKLFSHLMLYSDLLMPFMPETSQKIKTALETKKTGPLFQRIK; this is encoded by the coding sequence ATGAATAAATTCTACATAACAACCACATTACCATATGTAAATGCCGAACCGCATATTGGTTTTGCGCTGGAAATTATTGAAGCGGATGTCTTGGCCAGATTTCATCGTCAAATAGGGGATGAAGTTTTTTTTAATACCGGCACTGACGAACATGGACTCAAAATCTTCAGAAAGGCCGAAGAATTAAAAATGGATGCTCAAAAATACTGTGATGAACAAGCTGAATCTTTCAAAAAATTGAAAGGAACTTTAAATTTGAGCTTTAATAATTTTATTCGAACAACAGACGAGCATCACGTGAAAGCGGCACAGGAATTTTGGGAAAGATGTAACAGCAACGGAGATATTTATAAAAAGAAGTATAAAATTAAATACTGTGTTGGCTGCGAATTGGAAAAAACTGAGTCAGAATTAATTGGCGGGTGCAAATGCCCGCTTCACCCGGATCAGGAAATGGAAATCATTGAGGAAGAAAATTATTTCTTTCGATTTTCAAAATATCAGAAAGATTTACTGGCTCTTTACGAAAAGAATCCTGAATTTGTTTTGCCCAGGAAGAGATTAAATGAAGTGAAAAAATTTGTTGAAAAGGGACTGGAAGATTTTAGTATATCGCGGGTCAAAAGCAAAATGCCATGGGGAGTAGAAGTGCCAGGCGATTCAGAACAAGTAATGTACGTCTGGTTTGAAGCGCTGGTAAACTACATTTCAGCTATTGGCTGGCCGGATGATATGGAAAAATTTCGAAAATGGTGGCCGGTAGTGCAATTAGCTGGAAAAGATAATTTGCGTCAGCAAGTGGCTATGTGGCAGGCAATGTTAATGTCAGCTGGAATTTCCTCTTCCAAACAGATATTTATTAACGGATTTATCGGGGTTGACGGCCAAAAAATGAGCAAATCTCTCGGAAATGTAATTTCTCCTTTTGAAATGATTGAAAAATTTGGTGTAGATGGAACGCGCTACTTACTTTTGAGTTTTGGAAATTTTGGAGAGGATATGGATGTCAGCTGGGAAAAATTTACGGAAAAATATAATGCGGAACTTGCCAATGGATTAGGAAATTTACTTTCACGTGTGATAAAAATGAGCGAAAAACTGCAATTAAACGGTAAGGAACTATTTAAGGAAATTAATAACTACACAGAAAAAGATATAGACCTAGACGAAATAAAAAAATGGTATCAATCTATTTTTTTTGAGTTTAAATTAGAACAAGTACTTTATGGTATTTGGTTGGGAACATCAGGAGGCTATTATGAGAAAGGAAAACTTGTTAGCCATTGGACGCTTAAAGGAATTAAACAAATGAACGAGTATATTGAAAAAACTAAACCATGGGAATTCAAAGAAAACAGTAAACAATTAAAAGAAAGTGTAGTAAAATTGTTTTCTCATCTAATGCTTTATTCTGATTTACTGATGCCCTTCATGCCCGAAACATCTCAAAAAATTAAGACCGCCTTGGAAACTAAAAAGACAGGACCGCTTTTTCAAAGGATAAAATGA
- a CDS encoding AAA family ATPase, with amino-acid sequence MAKIISLVNQKGGVGKTTTAINLATYLAAAGKFVLLVDLDPQGNASSGLGINTRELSKSLYHAMIMGHHPREIIMKTESFGHDVMPASQDLAGANIELVHIENREFKLYDVLRQIRTEYDYIIIDSPPSLGLLTINGLAASDEVIIPVQTEYYALEGLSQLLETINLVKENLQPQLSVMGAVLTMYDRRNRLARQVVREVRDHFPGHVFDSVIPRSVRLAEAPSFGKSILHFDAFSGGARAYKNLTREILEKEKENKKFTV; translated from the coding sequence ATGGCGAAAATCATATCTCTCGTCAATCAAAAAGGCGGAGTGGGAAAAACCACCACAGCTATTAATTTAGCTACGTATCTTGCGGCGGCGGGTAAGTTTGTGCTTCTGGTTGATCTTGATCCGCAAGGAAATGCTTCATCAGGACTGGGTATTAACACTCGCGAACTCTCTAAAAGCCTATACCATGCGATGATAATGGGTCATCACCCCCGTGAAATTATCATGAAAACGGAAAGTTTCGGGCATGATGTCATGCCAGCCTCGCAGGATCTGGCAGGAGCAAATATTGAACTGGTTCACATTGAAAACCGCGAGTTTAAACTTTATGATGTTCTTCGCCAAATTCGCACCGAATACGATTATATTATTATCGACAGTCCCCCCAGCTTGGGGCTGCTCACAATCAACGGACTGGCAGCCAGCGACGAAGTAATCATACCGGTCCAGACGGAATATTACGCTTTGGAGGGCTTGAGCCAATTGCTCGAGACGATTAATTTAGTGAAGGAAAATCTCCAGCCGCAGTTGAGTGTAATGGGAGCAGTGCTCACGATGTATGATCGCCGTAATCGTCTGGCTCGCCAAGTAGTGCGCGAAGTGCGCGATCATTTCCCTGGTCATGTTTTTGACAGCGTTATTCCTCGCAGCGTGCGTCTAGCCGAAGCTCCCAGTTTCGGAAAATCTATTTTGCATTTTGACGCTTTTTCCGGAGGAGCCAGGGCCTATAAAAATCTGACGAGAGAAATATTGGAAAAGGAAAAAGAAAATAAAAAATTTACAGTGTAA